The following are encoded together in the Pygocentrus nattereri isolate fPygNat1 chromosome 3, fPygNat1.pri, whole genome shotgun sequence genome:
- the fasn2 gene encoding polyketide synthase 19 isoform X2 translates to MNRDYELTMANVNPVIINHCTGTGLAMSIAANRISYTFNFTGPSLSIDCACSSSLVALHLACQAMREGDCEMAVFGGVSCIFQPRVFVALSKAKMISPGGTSKPFSNKADGYGRGEGCGVILLKPLKKALEDHDNIWGIICKTAVNQDGHTVTPMTKPSMVQQEELLSRIYSADTYLSDVQYVEAHGTGTPVGDPIEAGSISKVIAKGRPAGLGPLCIGSVKSNIGHTESAAGVAGLIKVLLMMKHETIVPSVFYSEKSSSIDAQALNLKIPTKAEKWVTRASSVRVAGINNFGFGGTNAHAVVRQYMPTKQSKEPVKNLHSFFVASAATVKSLTMTIEDTKQNIEAGNITDLQSLLYTSACRRSHLKHKYRKVFHASSLTDLKEKLMRALNKTSVASKQDPRVVFVFCGNGVTYRGMCRQLLKEEPVFREKMREIEDIFQDYRKISLIEKLESESEQDDDFTVPEIIQPLLFAIQVAIANLLMQWGIRPDAVLGHSVGEVAAAHCSGLLSLEDAVKVIYYRSSLQSRATGGKMLVVSNMSLPNMLKILPSYSGRLCLAAQNSPQSCTISGDADAIDSLHKSLCNSGDGKNLFLRVLDVPVAYHSHMMDSIVADVEKSIGSLQAQNMVTELFSTVSGEKACPTDFVNGKYWARNIREPVAFEQAVKSAKQTKNAIFVEIGPRRALQRNIMETVGNDAVVLSSVQPDKDLETMLTVVSKLFETGVNVDWDHFYKGCEMDPISFPRYQFDNVRRDVLIEATFRDTSSGHPVITQKSKDGYVFSCDLSSGSVSYLHDHKHQGIALIPGAFYVELGLATFMTSVKPRVPLSSLQLSVRFHTPCVLSHNTPDMKVQLNPTENTEEMSFQFKVHSLSANYASGKIESTPRNLPEEQYISLDSVYKRCQSVIHSEEFYKYLSLGGFQYGPVFKNKGDVFYGEELRETYSHVTVPDELLPQLHDYYLHPVILDYLMQLLPVTGTYLYLGRPGFPSQIGSLTVFEPLQKEMVVYLRATCLGTEELNVCGCFADKEGRVLVELKHVTITYLGSGPHVVEEYFYHNSYSIAFEHASFLPRPKSLVFADNVGISRGLQQYLGPSSKYIPSTYTKVLLEHGFEGLLSELKIPNVETNFQEVLFMWGDADVTSQKAENVLDCMATCCEILRTIVAGLKTMGFQNSIRVVTYRSSEDSVNHICPGFVLSGMTRACAAELPDLLFQLIDISSVSPEDIKALAQVLGSYPCSKYPELVVKNGQILKPQISHTPIMAKDSSYQSIHSTPCESFVLQTSDPYRLTGLSAVASDRSVETIQSKNVEVQLSKICVHSSDYFAVSVTDLNFGQTLYWNKHTSQNHKCLALDFSGTVTAVGKNVRELKIGDQVVCCYPIAASSKVVIPATACYKMKRVPFLKDSPCVSYFNLAWEILHCALPKVKQQLKLGIFSTTSNSVLVKVLHLTAVKSGWSVTVGTNANRLLHDFSEMVGIVLLPPYDESVIAEASSVMGVRHIVLVSDNQMKTSVSQLAFRGQNDGVHVKILFTSIVMQKQSITARKLCLSHWLKNMHLDRKSMFFETTTVQRLSNENIDCLPLEESESYFICRIMPVVVLSLDSTGELSDIPLILKPQKLFQNNSVYIVTGGLSGLGFETVKFIAQRGGGNIVILSRSSPSHLMEQEINNIKNQCQTAITWIHCDVSESEHVYQAVAQIEKLLPSNPIKGVFHSAVVLHDGLIESLNKALYEKVMRPKVNGVINLHHATKHCDLDYFVCYSSVSAFLGNASQTNYASANTFMDTFCQYRRNIGLPGQSINWGALNLGLLLNKEHFQRFLEAKGMMVLEVTEIHESLEQCLLINKAQQVVCRFNFKNIRYNVLSQNKSLTMRLSALVEEGLKKANMIDSRLEQSSTMSSPKEYIKSVISETTGVEQDELTDDTPLSALGLDSMLAMTLQNLIFQEKGVNIPLVTLLNPESTLSDIVKMLGVDVNEGNDQDEKKLLPQTRAEITRF, encoded by the exons ATGAACCGAGACTATGAACTCACCATGGCAAATGTGAACCCAGTCATCATTAACCACTGCACTGGTACTGGTCTAGCCATGAGTATCGCTGCCAACAGAATTTCCTACACTTTCAACTTTACTGGGCCCTCTTTGTCTATTGACTGTGCCTGTTCCTCATCTCTTGTCGCCCTTCATTTAGCCTGTCAGGCCATGAGAGAAG GAGACTgtgaaatggctgtatttgGGGGTGTCAGCTGCATTTTTCAGCCAAGAGTGTTTGTGGCTCTAAGCAAGGCAAAGATGATTTCACCTGGAGGCACCAGCAAACCATTCTCCAACAAAGCAGATGGTTATGGAAGGGGAGAAGGATGTGGAGTCATTCTgctaaaacctttgaaaaaa GCTTTAGAAGACCATGATAACATTTGGGGAATTATCTGCAAAACTGCAGTGAATCAAGATGGCCACACTGTCACTCCTATGACAAAGCCGTCCATGGTCCAGCAAGAGGAGCTGCTCAGCAGAATCTACTCTGCAGACACCTACCTGTCTGATGTGCAGTATGTAGAAGCTCATGGGACTGGGACTCCAGTGGGAGATCCAATAGAGGCAGGTAGCATTTCCAAAGTCATTGCCAAGGGAAGACCTGCAGGGTTAGGGCCGCTCTGTATCGGCTCTGTTAAGAGTAACATTGGGCACACAGAATCTGCAGCAGGAGTAGCAGGACTCATTAAGGTCCTTCTGATGATGAAGCATGAAACCATTGTTCCTTCAGTGTTCTACTCAGAGAAAAGCTCTAGCATAGATGCTCAAGCTCTCAATCTGAAAATTCCCACGAAAGCTGAGAAATGGGTCACCAGAGCAAGCTCAGTAAGGGTTGCTGGGATAAATAACTTTGGATTTGGAGGGACAAACGCTCATGCAGTTGTAAGACAGTATATGCCAACAAAACAGTCAAAAGAGCCTGTCAAGAACTTACATAGTTTTTTTGTAGCTTCTGCAGCAACAGTGAAATCACTTACAATGACAATAGAAGACACAAAGCAAAATATCGAGGCAGGGAATATAACAGATCTACAAAGCCTGTTGTATACTTCTGCATGCAGGAGAAGTCATTTGAAACACAAATATAGGAAAGTGTTCCATGCATCATCTTTGACTGATTTGAAAGAGAAGCTCATGCGTGCTTTAAACAAAACATCTGTCGCATCGAAGCAAGATCCCAGAGTAGTTTTTGTGTTCTGTGGCAATGGTGTTACTTACAGAGGCATGTGCAGACAGCTTCTAAAAGAGGAACCTGTtttcagagagaaaatgagagagattgAGGATATTTTCCAGGACTACAGAAAAATCTCTCTCATAGAGAAGTTAGAGAGTGAGTCAGAACAGGATGACGATTTTACAGTACCAGAGATTATACAGCCTCTCCTCTTTGCAATTCAGGTTGCCATTGCTAACCTGCTAATGCAATGGGGCATTAGGCCAGATGCGGTTCTTGGACATTCTGTTGGAGAAGTTGCTGCAGCCCATTGCTCTGGGCTGTTGTCACTTGAGGATGCAGTAAAGGTGATCTACTACCGCAGTAGTTTGCAAAGCAGAGCAACTGGAGGGAAAATGCTGGTTGTGAGTAACATGTCTTTACCAAACATGTTGAAAATTCTCCCCTCTTACTCTGGGAGGCTTTGCTTGGCAGCTCAAAACAGCCCTCAGTCTTGCACCATTTCAGGAGATGCAGATGCCATTGATAGTTTGCACAAGAGCTTGTGCAACTCAGGTGATGGTAAAAATTTGTTTCTTCGTGTTCTGGATGTTCCTGTTGCTTATCATAGCCATATGATGGATTCTATTGTGGCAGACGTGGAGAAAAGTATTGGCTCATTACAGGCACAGAACATGGTGACAGAATTGTTCTCAACAGTGTCAGGAGAAAAGGCATGCCCCACAGATTTTGTTAATGGGAAATACTGGGCAAGAAATATCCGAGAGCCAGTGGCATTTGAACAAGCagtaaaatcagcaaaacagaCAAAGAATGCAATCTTTGTTGAGATTGGTCCAAGAAGGGCTCTGCAGAGAAACATCATGGAGACTGTAGGAAATGATGCAGTGGTGCTGTCGTCAGTTCAGCCAGATAAAGATCTTGAGACAATGCTAACTGTTGTTTCCAAACTGTTTGAAACGGGAGTCAATGTAGATTGGGACCACTTCTACAAAGGCTGTGAGATGGACCCAATATCTTTCCCACGGTATCAGTTTGACAATGTAAGGCGAGATGTACTAATTGAAGCAACATTCCGTGATACCAGCAGTGGCCATCCTGTAATTACACAGAAGAGTAAAGATGGCTATGTTTTCAGCTGTGACCTATCATCTGGATCAGTGTCCTACCTGCATGACCACAAACACCAAGGTATTGCCCTTATCCCTGGGGCCTTTTATGTTGAGTTGGGCTTAGCAACTTTCATGACAAGTGTAAAACCAAGAGTGCCCCTCAGCTCTCTGCAGCTCAGTGTAAGGTTCCATACTCCATGTGTTTTGTCACATAATACACCAGATATGAAAGTACAGTTGAATCCTACTGAAAATACAGAAGAAATGAGCTTTCAGTTCAAAGTGCATTCTCTGTCAGCAAACTATGCATCAGGCAAAATAGAATCAACACCAAGAAATCTGCCTGAGGAGCAATACATTTCACTGGACTCTGTCTATAAAAGATGTCAGTCAGTTATACATTCTGAAGAGTTTTATAAGTATCTTTCTTTAGGGGGATTTCAGTATGGTCCTGTTTTCAAAAACAAGGGGGACGTTTTTTATGGAGAGGAGCTTAGAGAAACATATTCACATGTCACTGTCCCTGATGAGTTATTGCCCCAGCTTCATGACTACTATCTTCATCCTGTGATCTTAGACTATCTCATGCAACTTCTTCCTGTGACAGGGACATATCTTTACTTGGGAAGGCCTGGGTTCCCCTCTCAAATAGGCAGCCTAACTGTGTTTGAACCTTTGCAGAAGGAGATGGTTGTGTATTTGAGAGCAACATGTTTGGGGACAGAGGAGCTTAATGTCTGTGGCTGTTTTGCTGACAAAGAAGGCCGGGTTTTGGTTGAACTGAAGCATGTGACTATCACATACCTAGGCAGTGGCCCTCATGTGGTAGAGGAGTATTTTTATCACAACAGTTACAGCATTGCTTTTGAGCATGCCAGCTTCTTACCAAGACCAAAATCACTGGTCTTTGCTGATAATGTGGGCATCTCTAGAGGCCTGCAACAATACCTGGGCCCGTCATCAAAATACATCCCCTCCACATATACAAAAGTGCTACTGGAACATGGATTTGAAGGTCTTCTTTCTGAACTGAAAATCCCAAATGTCGAGACAAACTTTCAGGAAGTTTTGTTCATGTGGGGTGATGCAGATGTAACCTCACAAAAAGCTGAGAATGTGTTAGACTGCATGGCAACATGTTGTGAGATTTTACGAACAATTGTTGCAGGACTCAAGACAATGGGTTTCCAAAACTCCATTAGAGTAGTTACCTATCggtcatcagaagattcagtaAACCACATCTGTCCTGGATTCGTACTCTCTGGAATGACAAGAGCATGTGCAGCTGAGTTGCCAGATCTCTTATTTCAGCTGATAGACATAAGCTCAGTCTCACCTGAGGATATCAAAGCTTTGGCCCAGGTCCTTGGATCATACCCTTGCAGCAAATACCCAGAGCTAGTTGTAAAAAATGGGCAGATTCTTAAACCACAAATTAGCCACACACCAATAATGGCTAAAGACAGCTCTTATCAAAGCATACACTCAACACCATGTGAAAGTTTTGTCTTGCAAACATCTGACCCCTACAGGCTGACAGGCCTTTCAGCAGTGGCTTCTGATAGATCTGTTGAAACAATTCAAAGCAAAAATGTGGAGGTCCAGCTCTCTAAAATTTGTGTGCACTCATCAGACTACTTTGCAGTCAGTGTCACTGACCTTAACTTTGGTCAGACATTATACTGGAACAAGCACACATCTCAGAACCACAAATGTTTAGCCCTTGACTTCAGTGGTACTGTGACAGCTGTTGGGAAGAATGTTAGAGAACTAAAAATTGGAGATCAAGTTGTCTGTTGCTATCCTATTGCAGCTTCTAGCAAAGTTGTAATTCCAGCAACTGCTTGCTACAAAATGAAGAGAGTTCCATTTTTGAAAGATTCTCCTTGTGTCTCTTACTTTAATCTTGCTTGGGAGATCTTGCACTGTGCATTACCCAAGGTCAAACAACAACTGAAGTTAGGCATTTTCTCCACTACTTCAAACTCAGTTCTAGTGAAAGTCTTGCATCTTACAGCTGTCAAGTCAGGCTGGAGCGTCACTGTAGGTACAAATGCTAATCGTTTGCTTCATGATTTCAGTGAAATGGTGGGAATTGTGCTTTTGCCTCCCTATGATGAATCTGTCATTGCAGAGGCAAGTAGTGTCATGGGTGTTAGACACATTGTTCTGGTCTCTGACAACCAAATGAAAACCTCTGTCAGTCAGCTTGCTTTTAGGGGTCAAAATGATGGGGTTCATGTGAAAATCCTTTTCACATCAATTGTAATGCAGAAGCAGTCAATAACAGCACGGAAGCTATGTCTTTCCCACTGGCTGAAGAACATGCATTTGGACAGAAAGTCTATGTTTTTTGAGACGACCACTGTTCAAAGATTATCTAATGAGAATATTGATTGCCTACCTTTAGAGGAATCAGAGTCATACTTCATATGTCGGATCATGCCTGTAGTGGTCCTGAGTCTTGACTCGACGGGTGAACTGTCTGACATTCCACTGATCCTAAAACCTCAGAAGTTGTTTCAGAACAATTCTGTCTACATAGTGACAGGTGGTCTCTCAGGACTAGGATTTGAGACAGTGAAGTTCATTgctcagagaggaggagggaatATTGTTATCCTGTCTCGAAGCAGTCCAAGCCATCTGATGGAACAGGAAATAAATAATATCAAAAATCAATGCCAGACAGCAATCACATGGATACACTGTGATGTTTCAGAATCAGAGCACGTTTACCAGGCAGTTGCTCAGATCGAAAAACTCCTCCCATCAAATCCAATCAAAGGTGTGTTCCATAGTGCAGTTGTTCTTCATGATGGGCTCATTGAAAGCTTGAACAAAGCCCTCTATGAGAAAGTTATGAGGCCAAAGGTGAATGGTGTAATCAATCTTCACCATGCCACTAAGCATTGTGATCTGGATTACTTTGTTTGCTACTCCTCCGTTTCAGCTTTCCTTGGTAATGCATCACAGACAAATTATGCTTCGGCCAACACGTTCATGGACACATTCTGTCAGTACCGCAGGAACATTGGTTTGCCTGGCCAGTCAATTAACTGGGGAGCTTTAAATTTGGGCCTCTTGTTGAACAAAGAACATTTCCAAAGATTTCTGGAGGCAAAAGGAATGATGGTCCTGGAAGTGACAGAGATTCATGAAAGTCTTGAACAGTGCCTGTTAATCAACAAGGCACAACAGGTTGTGTGTAGATTCAATTTTAAGAACATAAGGTATAACGTTCTCTCTCAAAACAAATCTCTCACTATGCGGTTGTCAGCACTGGTAGAGGAGGGTCTCAAAAAGGCCAATATGATTGACTCCAGACTTGAGCAGTCCAGCACAATGTCTTCACCCAAAGAATATATCAAGTCAGTGATTAGTGAAACTACTGGGGTTGAACAGGATGAGCTGACTGATGATACTCCTCTATCAGCACTGGGACTTGATTCCATGTTGGCCATGACTCTGCAGAATCTCATCTTCCAGGAAAAAGGAGTGAATATACCGCTGGTAACACTCCTTAATCCAGAAAGCACTTTGTCAGACATAGTGAAAATGTTGGGGGTGGATGTGAATGAGGGAAATGACCAAGATGAGAAAAAATTACTGCCACAAACCAGAGCAGAGATTACACGATTCTAG